One part of the Solanum dulcamara chromosome 3, daSolDulc1.2, whole genome shotgun sequence genome encodes these proteins:
- the LOC129883572 gene encoding uncharacterized protein LOC129883572, whose protein sequence is MGSMGSLAYLFAGEEPLDLDIQYLANRMVRLEISDSGLILAFIEAQSSLLEQICGRQFEDGALVKLQELVLQGEGGQGSINSDGILRFDGRLYVSRVGDFIQLILHEAHDYRYSIHPGTVNMYRDLRQHYWCDGMKRDIVEYVSHCLSCQQFKVEHQWPGGVFQRLPIPEWKWEWITIDFVMGLPRTSRAIQPVFHISMLHRYIPDESHVLHYDSLELDDLLIFLEEPVVILARDIRQLCSKSIPMIKIKRRNSLIKEATWETEQEMWEQFSNLFLPPVALSQFRLVLGVDF, encoded by the exons AtggggagtatgggtagtttagcttacttgttTGCTGGGGAGGAACCTCTAGACTTGGACATCCAGTATTTGGCTAATCGGATGGTCAGGTTGGAAATCTCAGATTCTGGACTGATTTTGGCTTTTATAGAAGCTCAATCATCTCTATTGGAACAGATTTGTGGccgacagtttgaggatggagctTTGGTAAAGCTTCAAGAGTTAGTATTGCAAGGCGAGGGTGGCCAGGGTTCTATAAATTCGGATGGAATACTACGGTTCGATGGTCGTCTTTATGTTTctagagttggagacttcattCAATTAATCCTTCATGAGGCCCATGATTacagatattctatccatccgggcACCGTAAATATGTATCGAGATTTAAGACAGCATTACTGGTGtgatggtatgaagagagatatagttgagtatgtatcccattgtTTAAGTTGCCAGCAGTTTAAGGTCGAGCATCAGTGGCCTGGTGGAGTctttcaaagattacccattcccgagtggaaatgggaatggATTACCATAGACTTCGTGATGGGATTGCCTCGAACATccagag CTATACAACCtgtttttcatatttctatgttGCACCGGTACATcccagatgagtctcacgttCTTCACTATGACTCTCTTGAGTTGGACGATCTCCTTATTTTTCTTGAGGAACCAGTTGTTATTTTAGCCAGAGATATTCGCCAGCTTTGTTCTAAGTCCATCCCTATGATTAAGATCAAGCGACGCAATAGTCTGAtcaaggaggctacatgggagactGAGCAGGAGATGTGGGAGCAATTCTCCAACTTATTTCTCCCTCCAG ttgcCTTGAGTCAGTTTCGATTGGTActgggtgttgatttttag